Proteins from a single region of Candidatus Puniceispirillum marinum IMCC1322:
- the purD gene encoding phosphoribosylamine--glycine ligase gives MKILLIGGGGREHALARSIADSPLVTDLRIAPGNPGMEGLGTLIQIKADDYDALFDYAVNEAVDLVVIGPEAPLVAGLADRLQDAGIRAFGPSAAAAQLEGSKEFARDFCTRHNIPQPAFFAAQDKDSAYRHIDAMNGFCVVKADGLAAGKGVVVADTADEAKAAVDAMLGGQFGDASKTILIEERITGPEASLFALLDGGDALYMASAQDHKRAYDGDKGPNTGGMGAISPSPRLDDALIEQVMDQVVRPLARGMADEGIPYQGVLYVGLMLTATGPQVIEFNCRFGDPEAQVILPRLKTDIITAMLAATDGGLGHFDMRWDDANAVTVVMATKGYPGAYDKGSAINNSESDDPDCIIFHAGTARDEHGQLIATGGRVLAVTGMGDNAAIARQKAYEAVAKIDWPEGFYRSDIAADS, from the coding sequence ATGAAAATTCTACTGATCGGTGGTGGTGGACGCGAACATGCGCTTGCCCGATCAATTGCCGACTCACCACTCGTCACCGATTTACGTATCGCACCTGGCAATCCTGGCATGGAAGGGCTTGGCACACTTATTCAGATCAAAGCAGACGATTATGACGCCTTGTTCGATTACGCCGTAAACGAAGCCGTTGATCTGGTTGTTATCGGCCCTGAAGCTCCGCTTGTGGCCGGACTGGCTGACCGTCTGCAAGATGCCGGTATTCGTGCCTTTGGTCCATCGGCGGCGGCGGCGCAACTCGAAGGGTCAAAAGAATTTGCGCGTGATTTCTGCACGCGTCATAACATTCCGCAACCGGCCTTTTTTGCTGCGCAGGATAAAGACTCTGCATATCGGCATATTGATGCTATGAACGGATTTTGCGTGGTCAAGGCCGATGGGCTTGCGGCTGGAAAAGGCGTTGTTGTCGCCGATACAGCCGATGAGGCAAAGGCCGCCGTCGATGCCATGCTAGGCGGCCAGTTTGGCGATGCCAGCAAAACCATTCTGATCGAAGAACGGATAACCGGCCCCGAAGCCTCGCTTTTTGCATTGCTTGATGGTGGCGATGCCCTTTATATGGCCAGCGCCCAAGATCATAAGCGCGCCTATGACGGCGATAAAGGCCCGAACACCGGTGGCATGGGGGCAATATCACCATCACCGCGGCTTGATGACGCGCTGATTGAACAGGTGATGGATCAGGTTGTTCGCCCGCTTGCACGTGGTATGGCAGATGAAGGCATTCCCTATCAGGGTGTTCTTTATGTCGGTTTGATGCTGACGGCAACAGGTCCGCAAGTGATCGAATTCAACTGCCGCTTTGGCGATCCCGAAGCACAGGTTATTCTGCCACGCCTTAAAACCGATATCATCACCGCCATGCTGGCGGCGACCGATGGCGGGCTTGGCCATTTTGATATGCGCTGGGACGACGCCAATGCCGTGACGGTGGTCATGGCAACTAAGGGCTATCCGGGGGCTTATGACAAAGGCAGCGCTATCAATAATAGTGAAAGTGACGACCCAGATTGTATAATCTTTCATGCGGGAACCGCCCGCGATGAGCATGGCCAGCTTATTGCCACAGGTGGCCGCGTACTGGCTGTAACCGGCATGGGTGATAATGCCGCAATAGCCCGCCAAAAGGCCTATGAGGCCGTTGCCAAAATAGACTGGCCAGAAGGATTTTATCGCAGCGATATTGCCGCTGATAGCTAG